A single window of Vigna radiata var. radiata cultivar VC1973A chromosome 4, Vradiata_ver6, whole genome shotgun sequence DNA harbors:
- the LOC106758492 gene encoding probable disease resistance protein At5g43730, which yields MDICNEAESGNTAITLQRNLDEFISNLKREEDDLKQQLQYLKSRGKKHKRVVDEWFDKLQNMKQRAMDMKNSLNESGWPNFNVQGEIRDLIKEMKNHKKCKPMVLSNEFVGKKFERNVKKMWKFLQDDRVFIIGIYGKGGVGKTFLATYIQSEIKRSKVFENVLWVTLSHDFNIFKLQEYIAKQIKVNLCEYDDENSRAIILESELGKGKNTIIILDNIWKYIDLAKVGIPLGVGVKGIKVVMTSRLRHVCQEMQCLSDNMIEVGVFYDDEYEEAWELFLLGLQHFGTPPKLSPQVRDIARCVVSKCDGLPLAIRVMARTMRGKTSIHEWRYALNKFDKWEMGVTMREEVLTVLRRSYDNLAGMKKRFLHSALLPKFFVKEDLIMMMVDMGLLNGDRSLKEIFDEGNDIVNELINHSLLLEHDSILRMQGLVKKMAWDILKENNANMMLKCNQYMRNIYEILEWSTDLETVSLANNSIEEIPYGTSPYCPRLSTLLLFDNSIGHIPESFFTYMNALKTFGLSEKHNLTCLPRSLSNVRSLTSLMLHECSKLNDIPPLGELRSLLRLQISGCSIQALPEGLKNLINLKWLDLSNNVNLELVLGSFLSSLTNIQYLNLWICSGGIKVEDVKRMTMLECFAGTFVDKDNLNRYVREILDNGNGPQTYLIHYLDWKQNGRKMPLWGREYRLSTFMCRTMSFRDCKELSHVLPRDLMKLLLDCNNHWVCVCDALSSNDSSPLEEICIRDWTKLTSLFCSSCSLCTRIRNFQSLKLDYLESLTTIFKELPSRDRKIELLTEVPDKGKKRKHLKNFRRLLQGIKTQFLQGIASNVYVLYD from the exons ATGGATATCT GTAATGAAGCAGAGTCAGGTAATACTGCCATTACTCTGCAAAGAAATTTAGATGAGTTTATATCCAACTTAAAGAGGGAAGAAGATGACCTTAAACAACAATTACAATATCTGAAGTCACGAGGCAAGAAGCACAAGCGAGTTGTTGATGAATGGTTTGACAAACtacaaaatatgaaacaaaGAGCAATGGATATGAAAAACTCACTGAATGAGTCTGGTTGGCCTAATTTCAATGTGCAAGGAGAAATAAGAGATCtgattaaagaaatgaaaaatcataagaAATGCAAGCCTATGGTGCTTTCAAATGAATTTGTTGGTAAGAAATTCGAAAGGAATGTGAAGAAGATGTGGAAGTTTTTGCAAGATGATCGAGTTTTCATTATTGGTATATATGGAAAAGGAGGGGTCGGGAAAACATTTTTAGCAACTTATATCCAAAGTGAGATAAAAAGAagcaaagtttttgaaaatgtCTTATGGGTAACTCTTTCTCatgatttcaatattttcaaattgcAAGAGTACATTGCAAAACAAATAAAGGTAAACCTTTGCGAATATGATGATGAGAATAGTAGAGCAATAATTTTAGAATCAGAGTTGGGGAAAGGAAAAAACACAATAATTATTTTGGATAATATTTGGAAATATATCGATCTAGCAAAAGTGGGAATTCCTCTTGGAGTTGGAGTAAAGGGTATTAAAGTGGTCATGACAAGTCGCTTGAGACATGTGTGTCAAGAGATGCAGTGCTTATCAGATAATATGATAGAAGTGGGGGTTTTCTATGATGATGAATATGAAGAGGCTTGGGAGTTGTTTTTACTAGGACTTCAACACTTTGGGACACCTCCCAAACTTTCTCCTCAAGTGCGAGATATTGCAAGATGTGTTGTAAGTAAATGTGATGGTTTACCACTTGCAATACGTGTGATGGCTCGAACCATGAGAGGGAAAACTAGCATCCATGAGTGGAGATATGCCTTGAATAAATTTGACAAATGGGAAATGGGAGTGACGATGCGGGAAGAAGTGTTAACTGTACTAAGACGTAGTTATGATAATTTAGCAGGCATGAAAAAAAGGTTCTTGCACAGTGCATTGCTAcctaaattttttgttaaagaaGATTTGATTATGATGATGGTTGACATGGGACTCTTAAATGGAGATAGGAGTTTGAAGGAAATATTTGACGAGGGAAATGACATAGTGAATGAACTCATAAACCATTCATTATTGTTGGAGCATGATTCAATTCTAAGAATGCAAGGTCTAGTGAAGAAAATGGCGTGGGATATCTTGAAGGAGAATAATGCTAACATGATGCTAAAATGCAATCAATATATGAGAAACATATATGAAATACTGGAATGGTCAACTGATTTGGAAACCGTTTCTCTTGCTAATAATAGTATAGAAGAAATTCCATATGGCACATCTCCTTATTGTCCACGCTTGTCCACCTTGCTTTTATTCGACAATTCAATTGGACATATTCCGGAGAGTTTTTTCACATACATGAATGCTTTAAAAACATTTGGTTTATCAGAAAAGCATAACTTAACATGTTTGCCTCGTTCTTTATCGAACGTGAGGTCTCTCACTTCTTTGATGCTCCATGAATGttcaaaattaaatgatatacctCCATTAGGAGAGCTACGATCATTGTTGAGGTTGCAGATTTCAGGATGTTCCATCCAAGCATTACCGGAaggtttgaaaaatttaataaacttgAAATGGCTAGATCTGTCCAATAATGTCAATTTGGAATTGGTACTAGGAAGTTTTCTCTCTAGTTTGACCAACATTCAATACCTGAATCTTTGGATTTGTTCAGGAGGTATAAAAGTAGAAGATGTAAAAAGGATGACTATGCTAGAATGTTTTGCAGGAACATTTGTCGATAAGGATAATCTAAATCGTTATGTGCGAGAAATCCTGGACAATGGTAATGGACctcaaacttatttaattcattatctAGATTGGAAGCAAAATGGACGTAAGATGCCTCTTTGGGGTCGTGAATATCGACTTTCCACTTTTATGTGTCGAACTATGTCCTTTAGAGATTGCAAGGAATTGTCACATGTCCTCCCAAGAGAccttatgaaattattattggACTGCAATAACCATTGGGTATGCGTATGTGATGCTTTGTCATCAAATGATAGTTCTCCTTTGGAGGAAATTTGCATTCGTGATTGGACAAAATTGACAAGCTTGTTTTGTTCATCTTGTTCCTTGTGCACCCGTATCCGAAACTTTCAATCTTTAAAGCTTGATTATTTGGAAAGTTTAACCACCATTTTCAAGGAGTTGCCTTCGAGAG ACAGAAAGATCGAACTCCTGACTGAAGTTCCGGACAAAGGGAAGAAACGAAAACATCTCAAGAACTTCAGGAGACTACTTCAAGGCATCAAGACACAATTTTTGCAAGGGATTGCTTCAAATGTGTACGTTCTATATGACTAG